The window GTAGGGATTTCCCATCAAATGAGAAGCATATTATGTAAttcaagacaaatttgtaaACATGATGGTACTACCTTACTTATTTAGTAACAATGAGAAAAAGCCAAAAATATGACATTTAGTTTTGAAAAGCAATGAATAAAAATGGCTCAGAAGAGTAAATTGGAGCAGATACACATCAGAGGGGCAAAAATCCGTATGGTCGACTTAGTAAGTTGGAAACTGTAAAAGAGTCTAGGTTGCAGGGAAGTAATATATACCTGTAAGCCGCGGGGAACCCTTTTTACATGAAACATGGAGTTTGTACACAATAGTGTTTCTTTCATTTGGGACATCATTTTCTACAAAATACAACAGAGGAATAGGGCAGCTATTATTCGTGTATAACAACCAATTTATGAATATGAATTACAATAAATTATGTTACTGACCTGACATATATTCAAAATGCCTAGGATCTGCATCAAGTGGAATAAGGCCAAGCCTATGTGATAGAACTTCATCTGCTATAACTGAGGTGTTGTCAACCATTAATACTTTCTCGATTGCCATTGTAGGAAGCTGAAAATTTGAGACAATGAAGTACATGTATTGAAACAGAACCCCCAAATATATGACACATTTACAAATTTAGAATACAGCAAATAGCTTCTAAGATGGCACAGATGATAACATGCGCAAACCTCTGCTATAAGGATTCTCCGAAAAGCATTAGCTATTGATGCATCAATACCAATCATATCAAACTCCATATCATCTTCCGTAAGTCGACTTATCTCAACTTTGAAGTTTTTGCAAAATTTCTCCGCTGACACGCTATTATCAATTCCCATAGCAGAATAAGCACCAGCGTATTGAAAACCTTCAGTCTTTAAACATATAAAACAATAGATTAGGCCTATTGTACACACACTGAAATTGCAATAAACAGAATGTTTCCTTTCAAACagagtattaaaaaaaatcatgaaataatacCCATTCTATCTAATAATCTTAAAATTAACCCATTAGGTGCAGTACggtagtagaaaaaaaatactaatgcTTAGGCTCCTTCACAAGAACAACTTATCAGAATTTCTGAACACATGATCTCTGAAGGATCGAATTTAACAAACAAAGATAGAAAGAGTTGGAATGAGAGATACATTAACGGGGGCGTCGGCCTTGCAGACAACACGCGTGCGCTGGACCTCAAGGTGTTCCGGAAGCTTCTTTTCCTGCTGCTTGGGCTCGTGATCGTCGTCCGTGTCCTTGCTCGATTTGCTCCCCATCTTCCCCTCGCCTTCCCGTGTTAccaaggaggagaaggagaaaatTAGCCGGCGAGGAGTCGCGTGGCGCGggcactagctagctagggcaacgagctgccgctgctgctacacgcgggcggcggtggcggccggaaCGCCGGAGTTCGCGCCGTGATGATGGATGTCATTTGGGCTCTAATGGGCTTAGGTCTCGGATTTTGGGCCATGATGGGCTTTTTATTTTGGGGCCTCCAGTGAATGGGCCTCAGCCCTTCACGCTTTAGGAAGCCCTcatctcagaaaaaaaaaagaagaaaagaaaaaaaaaaggaatccgagcagccacgtcgccggcgacgccgcccgccCTGACCGACGACGAaccggccgccgcccggcgagggagatgaagacggtGAGCCTCGGCGCCGCCAGGCCTTCGTCTGTCAAGTTCCGCATGTACGTcgtctccccctctcccctgcCCCTCTCTCGGCAGCGTTGCTTCTGCATCTCCACCTCCTGACCTCCGCCGCCTGCGCGGCCGCGCCGCAGGCCGACGAGGGATAACCTGGTGCCGATACGCGTCGACGTCGAGGTGGACGGCCAGCGCTACAGGGACGCCTTCACCTGGAACCCATGCGgtatcgcctcctcctcctcctcctcctctgggtTGGTTGCTTGCTGCCTCGTCTGCTCCGATCCaaatcttcctcttcctctgttGCGCTGGTGCAGACCCCGACTCGGAGATCATAAGCTTCGCGAAGAGGACGGCCAAGGACCTCAAGCTGCCGGCCAACTTCGTCCCCCAGATGCTCCACTCCATCCAGGTGCCCCCCTTTGGATTCCATCCTAAGATGAATGTTTCATACAGGGTGTCCTGCAAATCTTGCAAGATTGTATTCATATGTGTTCTTTGTGTGTTTCTAACAGGGGCAACTGACCGAGTTCCGTTCCTACGAGGGAGAGGAGATGCAGATCAGGGAGAAGATTGTGCCCCTCAAGGTTTGCCTTCTCTTGCTAACCGCAGATTGTCTTTTGTACCTTTTGTTTCAACCATATGAATTGGAGTGGTGATGAATGTGCAGATTGACCTCCGGATAAACAATACTGTAATCAGAGATCAGTTCTTGTGGGTAAGTGTGCATCTGTACATTTCAGGATTCTTGTGTTTATTTGGAAGATTTTCCATTATCGAGTTGTTCGAATATGTTGTTTACTTAACTTTCTGTCTTCACGCCAATTTTTGAATTGCAGGATATAGGCAACCTGGATAGTGATCCTGAGGAATTTGCAAGGACGCTATGTGACGATTTGAACATTACAGATCCTGAAGTTGGGGTATGCTTTGAAATTCTGAATTCCTGATGaattatgttttcctttttgaCACAGTTTATTCATTTGAAGTATCATGTCTGAGAAGGTTGGTTCCTTGTCActtggataatttttttttaaaaaaactaatttgtaACTGAGTTTGAATGAGGGAATGACCGTGTCCTACCGAGCATGTATGTGAAAGAAAAACCTCATGTTGGCCTGTCCTCTTCATTTTGAATCATTGGGGTTATGTTGCACACTTGTCTTTTAGTGGTAATTTTGGCTCGGTGTATATGCCATCAACCTATAGTTTTATGTGCTATTAACTTGAAACTCTTGTTTAAACCTACTTGCAACTAATGACAAAAGAGCTCTTTCAATTATTGCTGCTATTGGACCCAACTCTACTATTCGACTTTTGTAAGTATGGTAAAATCTTGTAGTGCCATTATATTCCATTGGATTTTGAAGTGGCAAAGCTTTGAGTGCTTGTGATTCTTTGCATAGTTTCTTGCTGGTGATGTTTTCCTGTAAAcacataattttattatttctgcAACTTTGTTTTGGATTGACAAAGTATTGTGATTGATGTGCAGCCTGCAATAGCTGTCTCCATCCGCGAGCAGCTTTATGAGGTTAGCTATACTGCCCTTGCTATTTGAGTTTGCAAAAAATTGGCTGTAATTGCTTTACACGTTTATGGTTACCCTCTTATTCGGTAAGATCGTTGTTGATACGAAAAAAACAGTAATATTTGTCTTTGCAGATTGCTAGTCAAAGTGTTTCTGCTATGAGGGAAGCAGCTAGAGTTTCAAAGAAGGGGAGGCGAGCACCAGAATTTGCTTCAAATAGGTCTGTGCAAGTGTCTAGTGTTATTTAAGTTTCAATGGAACTGTGCGACAAATGAATATTCAAGCTACACTCTATCCTTTTTGGTATATTTCAAATTTCTGTGACCATGTTTTTGCAGTAAAGCCATGAACAATTCACTAGATCTATTCAAGTATTTTGGCAGCAAAGGGAGTGTCGTTCGGTAAGCTCTGCTGTTACAGAAGCTTTTGATATGTTAATTAATGCTTATATGTTCGCCTGTATGAGGGATCAGATCCATTGTTCCCCATCAATAAGCGACGAAGGCAAAGAATTTTCGCAGCTTTATCCATTGTTTAATTGTGGAGTATCATTTATCATGATTACTACTATTTGGTCTTAACTTAAGTTGCTCTTGTATTTCCTCTGTAACAGGAAAAGGAAGGAATGGTACTTGTATGAGCCTGTTGTAGATGTCATAACTAATGAGGAAGTTGGAGTAACTGATGCAACAGAGGAGATTAACTCCAGGTGAGGAATGATCACATATAATCAGTGAACTCCATTTATTGTTCTAGATGTGACTGAGCCATTATTTGTGGGCTTCCCTCTTGACTTGGAGCTGCAACCGAAAACAATTGTGGCCAGGAATGCATGAGCTGAAGCTGTAAACTGTACCGCATTTGATGATCCTGACGTGTTGAAAAgaaggatgagagcctccaaccCATGTTACACCAATGCTGTTTGCAAAGCTTTCTGGTTGTGACTGCAGACCTCAGGAAAGAAGCCATTTCAATGTTTGTGTTTGGAAGGGAGGGCGAGCATTAGGAGCATTAGGTACCTGGCTAGGTTAGCTCTGTTCTGTAGATGTGTAATGTGTTGTACTCATAAAAAAACTGCATGGAAGCCATGGAATGTGACCTACCTGTATGGAGCTTGCCCTTCAGTTTGCTATTGTGTCGACCATGTTTTGGGCTTGTGATGTGTTTATGTTTTGGAAGAAGTGTTTTTTAGGTCGTCAGAGTTTAGGCCTACTAATTAAGCCTTGGACTTTTCGCATCTCTCATGGATTAAGTATGGATTGATTGTTGATACTCCTATGTCAATCAATTGGATCAGAATATGTATTTGTATGATTCCCATCCAAATGTGGATATAGAATTCATAGACCTGGGCTACGGAATACCCTGTTTATGGCGTGTGGGGATATTCAGATAATCCGTAAATCAGATATATTTCGTCTAAAAAATTGCAAATCGGATATTGTAGTCAGATTGGTTGGAATTTGGAGAGCCTACTCCTGGCCCGTCATCTTTTCttcatccttttttttaatccaaaCAAAGTGAtcaatttattatatattattataatataataacAATTCTATAAAAAAGGAGTTGATtatccaaaaatatatataagggGTTGAATCTGTGTAATTGAAAGCGCTTGTAACGATGGTCAATGAATCTACTAATATTGTACAACATtttataaaagagaaaaatccaACAAATATTTGAGACAACGCATCACCGCTTTCAAGGTTAGACTAGTATTTCCACTCAGAAAACGTTGCCAGATGGAGTGACAGCCAACTGATCAAATCCACTATCAACAAAGAAGGCCCACCCGGGGCCCAGACCATAATAGATAACAATGCCAGCTCAGACATCAGCTGCACACCACCTCTAGGAGCTAGTACAATAACATACTACAAATAAACTATATACACATGTGaagaagataaaaagaaaagagagaagaaaagcgggctacagatttgtagtcagCTATAGCATGGACTTTAAAATATTATGTGTATGGACTTCAAAATATTATGTGTGTATAAGAtatgagaccatatattaattatttagtatatatttataggtaactattgtatgaatgagctatcaaattactacctccgtcccaaaatataataatttttagctataaatctcgACACATAGTTATAGAGGATTTGTAGCtaatagttagctatactattaaacttcctcTAGGACACATTGATGTGGCACACTGGGTCCAAAAGACTAGTCATTGCCAAGAAAGGCAAAAGGCACATTAGCCCATAACGGCATGAACAATGTTGTCATCTGCAAGGTTGTGCTGGCCTGCTGGGTTAGTTGTAGTTTTGGATTATATATTGATTCAGGgcaattttaaagtttgatttttACGAAAAATTTTAAGTAGATATTCACCTATGTTGTTGGCTATCAGCCTATCACCAAAATGGAGCTAGACGATAAAAGTGAAGAATAGAACCACTAAAATTAATTCTAAGATTAAATTCAAAACAAACTTTAGAGATTAACGCCCAAAGCACaattaaacacagcctaaacttTGTTGGGCTTTCTAAAAAAAGCCGGATCACTCTGGTGATATGTTTTATAAAATGAAAAACACAGTCTAAACTTTTCTGTTTTAGTAGTGGATGTATGTATCCATCCCTTAGAATATATCATGGGGGAAAGGAAACTCTCGTTCTTCTACATCCAGTTAGAACGAAGGAGGGTTCACTCCCTAACTTGTCAAAAATTACCATATCTCATATTTTAGACAAGTTTGATCAAATCAACTCATTGTTTGGTTTATGATTACACTTGTGGCAAGATTCTCTTATTTCtcatggtcccacatgtcatcaacTCAAAAAAGTGTGGCACATCTTTTTTTCTAGCTAAagtgtgacttatttttttattgaccACAACTAAGGTAAAATGTGGCAAAAAAGTATGATAAATGATGACAATATTAGTACAGCATCCAAAAAACCTTATACCAGAACTAAGTTTTGTTCCTGCAAAATTTCTTCTAAAATTCTCCTTTCCTGGTGAGGACTCAACTTGACCCTACCAATTAGACCGAATCAGTTTTCCTACATACTAACCTCCATCTCAAATATAGCTACTAAGCTTATAacataagttgttatattttaaaatgaaggtAGTACTTTTATAATGTCAttggcatttttttttactttcgttgAATATAAAGATAGTTTAGCTAGCCTTTACCATTGTAGAGATGAAAATTACTATAATGGAGCAGGTATAATAGATCACGTTTGttagctactacctccgtcccataaaaccGGACGTTTAAAGGTTCTACCAATGTCCCATAAAACATGTCGTTTGAGCAATTTAATGGCCATctgttttgaatttttgaatgtGCTCATGATTGCTTTGCCACGTGTATTTTTGTGGTCATAGCTTCAGTGTGCAGAGATATATAAGTATTCCTACTGAATGCCCTGCACTCAATGAAATGACATCTGATTATTATTAAGTGAGGGCAACTTGGTTATTTTTCCTTCCAGCTAATTTGCTTTTGAAACCTTAAAGCGTCATgttttgtgggacggaggaagtagctattAGCCTAGCTATACCAGTACAATCAAATGTGGAAgaaatagaaaaggaaaggaagtaTAAAGTGAGCTATTAACTTAGCCATGTCAGTACAATCAAATGCAACCGCCGTACCTTGGCAGCCACCAAGGGCAAAGGAGGCCTGCATCGGCGGAGTAGCCAACCACATGCCAGACGCGTAGGATGCTGGCAAAGCTTGAGGCGGCGGGCCGGGCAACTTCCTGTTTCGATCGACCCATGGTATAACAAGATTGTGTTGGCTGATTGGTATTGGGAGAAGGTATTTGGAGTAAGAACAAGAGGATTTTGTGCTTTGAGGATCTGATTTGATATGtaatatgtgatttttttccccCACAGTGGGGGATTTACCGCTAAACCCTAGCATTTTTTTATAGGGACGAGAAAGATCGCACACGGGATGCAAAAGGCCCACAAAACGTGTGGTCTATGGACAGTATCGGCTGGTATACAGGCTCCATGTTTGCTTTATGCATCTTGTTGCTCGGCCGGGCCGCCGATTGCATGAGCGCCCGCttcattctctctcttcctttgtATCTCATCCAGCTCAGATTGTGATGACATGTATGGGCTAATAGAAGGCTGATTAGCCCTTATTATACTTGCCCTAATCTACAGCTGGCTCTGGAAGGGCTTCAAGATAGATGCAGTGCAGCTGCCAACTTAAAAAGATACAAATGTGGAACCTCACATAGATTAAATTAAGTTAGAAGAGCCTATCTATTGTATCAGTTATCTCTTGAGTTGATTGTAGGTGATTTGAAAAAGAAATCGAAGATATTGGTAGATTATATTATTAGATTTACTCTTATCACCACCAGGTCAAGAGACGGTTAAGGGAAAGGCAGGCTTGGCTCGTGTTGCAGATGGCCTAAAGAGTGGTGTTGACTACTTGACTGGTGGCGCAAATCAGTGACGATGGTTACACATAAGCGAAATGACATCATGCTTCATGACCTTCCAGTTGCATCCCTTCGATCTTTAGCTGCAGGCTCCCATGATTTCCGAGAGAGGGACTAGCTACCTATTTGTCGACAGATTTTTGGGTCAAAATCACCCAGATTTTGGCCACCCTTGGATCACCATCTAAGGGACAAAAAAACATGCAGGAAAAATGAACTTTTCTCACTGGGCCAGAATccaaaacaacaaaacaacacatatataaaaaactagcccaaaataaaaataaaaaacccaatcaaaatagaaaaaataagaACAAAGCCCAAAACTAAAAGTTGTCAGCCCAATATGAAGAAATCACTTTTGGCAGAAAAAGCAACTTTTAGCAGTCCAAGTACAGTCCAACCCATTACGATGGACTTGGCATCCAAGAAagctcaccaaaaaaaaaaagacagatcATGCACAGGTCAACGCATCCCCAGATCGATCCCAACCAAATCAAGCACGCCATGGACAGCGAcgagaaagagaaaaagaaaaacaagcagATTATCACCGAGAAGATGGAGATCAACAGGTTGAATTCAACCAAAACCAATCTACCAGGTAAATATATACCTACCTCAACTCCCTCTATAGCTTTTTGGTACTGATTTCTGCCATAATTAACCTTCAAAATCAACAAGAACAACTCAGATCTCAAAATCTTGGAGAAAACACAATAGAACAGCGAATTTCTTTAGATAATGCAGTAGTGAGTATGTAAGTTTGGGCAACAAATCAATCATACAAAAGCATATATGCTGtacaaacacacaagacacataCTTATGAATTTAGAAAAACCATATATGCTAAATGTCATAGCTCCAATAATCAACCTCATGTTTTTGAACTGATAGCACAGTACCTGGAACACTTGAACATTCAGCCTCATGTTTTTGAACTGATAGCACAGTACCTGGaaaatataaaaagaagaacaaaaatggCACAATCAGGTATGCAATGAACTAAAGTTACAGTATAGCAGTACCAAAGTTACAAATGTAACTAAGGCACAAATCGACTGTAACTGCATTGTAATTAGTGAATGATTGCACTGTAAGTGGTGTAAGTGGAGACAacaactagaaaaaaaagggcCTACATCTACACTTATAATTTTTTGTATGATGCTACCAGGCTTACATGCTTTCTAATGTTTTTCCAACACATTTTGCAGGACTAGTATCTGAAcgtgaaagtttga of the Oryza sativa Japonica Group chromosome 2, ASM3414082v1 genome contains:
- the LOC4330573 gene encoding chromatin structure-remodeling complex protein BSH isoform X2; its protein translation is MKTVSLGAARPSSVKFRMPTRDNLVPIRVDVEVDGQRYRDAFTWNPCDPDSEIISFAKRTAKDLKLPANFVPQMLHSIQGQLTEFRSYEGEEMQIREKIVPLKIDLRINNTVIRDQFLWDIGNLDSDPEEFARTLCDDLNITDPEVGPAIAVSIREQLYEIASQSVSAMREAARVSKKGRRAPEFASNSKAMNNSLDLFKYFGSKGSVVRKRKEWYLYEPVVDVITNEEVGVTDATEEINSR
- the LOC4330573 gene encoding chromatin structure-remodeling complex protein BSH isoform X1; the encoded protein is MKTVSLGAARPSSVKFRMPTRDNLVPIRVDVEVDGQRYRDAFTWNPCDPDSEIISFAKRTAKDLKLPANFVPQMLHSIQGQLTEFRSYEGEEMQIREKIVPLKIDLRINNTVIRDQFLWDIGNLDSDPEEFARTLCDDLNITDPEVGPAIAVSIREQLYEIASQSVSAMREAARVSKKGRRAPEFASNSKAMNNSLDLFKYFGSKGSVVRKRKEWYLYEPVVDVITNEEVGVTDATEEINSRNA